A window of [Clostridium] innocuum genomic DNA:
CTCATCCACATCAGACACTTTAAAACTTGCAGCATACGAAACTCTTCTAACATCATTTGGAAAATCCAACAAATACGTTGTATCATTTTCCAAAAGTTCTAAATTCCACACTTGATCACTTCCCGCAATGATAGTATCAAATGTGCTTATTAATTCAGAATCTACTGTTTCACTAATTTTTAAATACTTTTTAACAAATTGTTTTAATTCAAATTGTTTTATAGAATTGTTTCTTTGTTGCCTAAATCTTAAGAAGACTTTAATTAAAGATTTCAATTTATTTTTTGTTCCAATTGCTTCCCATGGCTTTAAAGGGTCGAAAAAAACCTTATTAAAATATAGAGGTGTATAGTCTATTACTTCCACATTATATCCTCTTTGTTCTAATGCATTTTGCAATGCATAACATTGCAATATAGCACCATAATTTACTGCATTATGAAATGTTAAAATACCAATTTTCTTATTCATACTTTCTCCCTTCAAAACATTGCTTAGAACATATTAAAAGCGGTTTTACATATTTACTCTTTCCAAATCACATTATTTTTAATTATTCTATTAAGAATTAATAATTGAGTTTTCTTCTGTATTTGAGTGCGAAATTACACTAGCAGCAGCAACTATTGTGTTGTTTTTTAATTCAACCCCCTTCAAAATTAGGCTTCGACAACCAATCCAAACGTTACTACCTATAATAATTTTTTTAGGATTATTAATTTGGTGTTCATCATCTATAGAATATATCTTATGAAAATCTGTATCTAAAATTAAAATATCCCAAGACAATAAGACATTAGATCCAAAATTTATATTAGAAACACATACTATTGCAGAATTTGCCGTAACACAAAAATTATCTCCAAAAACTATTTTCCCACTATTCGAAATTCTAGTTCCTTATCCAAAATGAGCTGAACCTTCAAATTGAAATATACCGTTATTATCCCAAATACTTCTTTCATATTTTTTGTCAAATATACCAACATCTACAAATCCAAAATATACACGACATTTTTTGTTTTTAACAAACACATTACCTGATAAGCGTTTTAATTTAGTATTTTTTGATATAATAATGATAGGATTAACCAACCCCTCCCATCCAAAATATCTATAATTTACTAATAATGTTTTGCTTATACTAATAGATAAGACTTTTTTTATTCTTCTCACTGTAAATGACCTTCAATTTCTGATTTATTGTCATAATTTTCCATAATTTTCTTATAGTCATTAAAACTCATTAAATTTAAATCTTTATCGCTAATAATCAAATTATCTTTTCCACCAATTAACTCGAATGGCCATTCAATCCCAATATCAGGATCATTGTACATAATTCCTGAATCACCTTCTTCAAAAAATACTTCAGTTGCTTTATAACTTACAATTGAATTTTCAATTACTAAATATCCATGTCCAAAATAAGCTGGAACCAGTAATGAATCCATATTTTCTGCTGTCAGATGGAATCCTCTCCATTGACCATATGTTGGAGAATCTGGTCTCAAATCAACAATAACATCATATACATGACCACTTACACAACGTACTAATTTAGGTTGTTGTTTAATTAATTGAAAATGTGATGCTCTAATAACACCCTTCTTTGAAAGAGTATAGAATACTTCTTTCAACTCGTGATTAATGCCATGGTCTTTAAAGACATCAATGTTGTAATCTTTAATTAATCCACCTCTATCATCTGAAGCAAAAAATGGTTTAATTAAATATGCATCTTTTAAATCTAATTCTTGAAAATTCCATTTCTGTACCATACCAAGTCTCCTTAATAATTCTCTAATGTATATTTTAATCCTTCTGTAAAATCTTTTGTTACAAAGTCACCAATGTCATTTAATAAATTTTTAGTGTCAAACATATCGAAAGTGTATTTAATTCCATCATCTTCTCTTACACCAATTCGTATTAAATCACTTTTTTTACACTGTTCACCAATTTCAGCTAAGTATTCTTTTAAAATTCTAGGTTTACCAGAACCAATGAAATAAAAATTTTCATTGAGTTTTGCCTCTCCAAGTCTATATACAGCTTCAATTAAATCCTGAACATAAATAAAATCATATGGTTGCATTGCAGGGCCAAAAGTCGCTTCATTACCTTTTACTAATTCACCTATTGTATAACTAACAAGATTTCCCGTTTTATTTTCAGGACCATATATATTTGAAAACTGCATCCAAACATACTCTAAGTCAATATTCTTACAATATGTTTCAAGAATTAAATGTGCTGATGTTTTTGCAACACCATACATCATCCCACCACTTGTTTTTTTTAGCTTGTTTAATGATTCTGTAGCTCTTTCAGCTATTGTTCCTGCGCATAAGAATCTTTTACAATTTATTTTTTTTGCTATAGTGGCACAATTCAAAGTCATTTCAATATTTTTTAATTGCACATATGGATTAGCTTTATCACCGCCATTTACACCTGCCCAGGCAAAATGATAAAAACAATCATATTTTTTTGAGGAAATTAATTTTTCTATATCTTCTGCATTATCTAAAGATATTTCGATAGCATTAATTAAATCAGACTTAGGTAATTTAGAATTCTTAAAAGATATATCAATTGCAACTACAAAAATATTATTTTGAATTATTTTTTTAATTAATGATGAGCCAATAAATCCATTGGCACCTGTAACTATGACATTTTTCATTCTTGCCTCCATTCTCTCGCTATGCGTGAGCACAAATTTTTATGAAACACCAGCACCATTACAATGCGTTATAATATAGTTAGAGAAGAAATATACTATAGAGCACGTGGAGGTGAGTGATGTTTTCTGTTTTTTAGTTTAACTCGTATTCTTATCTGTGCAGTCATCTGTCCATGCACAAACTTTTGTTCCCTTTGAGGACATACACTTACCAATAAAGTAATCTTGTTATTTGAATCGATATATTTGAGAACACAGATGGCAGTCAATGCTTTTTCTTTCTTTCAAAGGAGGCG
This region includes:
- a CDS encoding NAD(P)-dependent oxidoreductase; this translates as MKNVIVTGANGFIGSSLIKKIIQNNIFVVAIDISFKNSKLPKSDLINAIEISLDNAEDIEKLISSKKYDCFYHFAWAGVNGGDKANPYVQLKNIEMTLNCATIAKKINCKRFLCAGTIAERATESLNKLKKTSGGMMYGVAKTSAHLILETYCKNIDLEYVWMQFSNIYGPENKTGNLVSYTIGELVKGNEATFGPAMQPYDFIYVQDLIEAVYRLGEAKLNENFYFIGSGKPRILKEYLAEIGEQCKKSDLIRIGVREDDGIKYTFDMFDTKNLLNDIGDFVTKDFTEGLKYTLENY
- the rfbC gene encoding dTDP-4-dehydrorhamnose 3,5-epimerase — translated: MVQKWNFQELDLKDAYLIKPFFASDDRGGLIKDYNIDVFKDHGINHELKEVFYTLSKKGVIRASHFQLIKQQPKLVRCVSGHVYDVIVDLRPDSPTYGQWRGFHLTAENMDSLLVPAYFGHGYLVIENSIVSYKATEVFFEEGDSGIMYNDPDIGIEWPFELIGGKDNLIISDKDLNLMSFNDYKKIMENYDNKSEIEGHLQ